tcagttgtttttttattacaattaagaaCAATATcagtatagttttaatacatgcAAATAAAAAAAGGACTAATAacagttaaaaattaaataaaagaatgaagttAAAATAAGGAATAAAAATATCACCTATAGAACTACTACTTAGCAATAGATTGTAATAAACGAACTTCATGATTTTATTatcttaaatatattatataccaatagttctaaatatatcttttttctaaaaaatctgatctaataaaaggaaaagtttaaaaattgttaatgtcATTTAATCTCTTTTTAATctgaataatttactattaatttaattcatctATGTTTCCatgttttcattttgttataaattaaacatcagAAAGATAATCGtcttttacaaaaaaaatgtaattgccATTTTCAGTtagattgaaattaaattaaagtaaaattaactaaagtcattttaataaaaatttataataaatattatgatttaTCAGTTAGAACAATTGTCATTCGTAATTTATCTGCAGTAGATTACGTCTGTAACGCATGACGAATCGTTTTGTAtttgaaacaaaacaatattaattaatagttataAATATGCCATTGCCGTAgaaggaaattaataattaatcttgGTGTTATATCACAAGATGACATGTCAGGATAACAGCTGACATGTCCTTAGAAATAACCTAATCATCATTGATTAAATGTCAAATTTGTATgtgtatacaaatattatcaagtattttattaatttattatacataatgaagAATTCACACACCTTTTCCCATGGCGTAGGTTTAATTGCTGCAAGACATCTAGCCAAATGTTGGACGGCTTTCGAGAAAAACAGTTTCTCGTCCGCCACCATCTTGCCCACTATCCTTTTGCTTACGATCTGTGTAAATATCGTCTGCTTATTCCACTGACAGCCCATTTCAAGATCGAGATATCGTTCGAGATATCGATTCTTGAAATcgaaatttaaatgtaaattgttgattggaattttttaatttttgcacTATGTAATATATCAAAGTAAGTAAtagaaattcttaaatatttgaaaatgtaaaatttgcatgaataataaagatatttattatttactataattaaatattaattcaattttgttactAGTTTAAACAGTTTATAggatttcataataatattagaaacaatGTTGTTTGTGTTCgcaagatattaattatttattacagagtgttttcaagtcattaaatactaaaatttattttttcaaacacATGTCAAGGAAAAGGTTTTGGTCAAGGTAAACGTGATTAAAACACAAatcacaatatttaaaaaacgataatacaaatttatttatatccaTTCATCTATTCATATTTAAATGACAACTTTTGATCCATGATAAATAGTATTCCAACTTTTTACAGTGCAAAAGAAGAAtcttttttgataaatttattttatctgtaCCATATCTTTgcaaaaatttgtttgaaaactcTTTACTCCcagctttatttttatttttagacatTTCCTCCTTTGCTGCTGTTAATAGCCTGTACAATTCAGAAAGTGCAattgcaatataaaaatatttatttacttgttccGGTccttgtattattaaatttgctGCTTCCTTAAAACCTAACAGACTTTTTTCATCTTGAGGCATCCAGTTGcactaaaaaaaaaacaataattctGAATGTTTCAATCTCTCATGTAATAGAATTACATAAAATGatagtataaaatttaataaaacttacatTAACAATATTGTGAACAACAGCAGCTATTGCTGATTctatactttcatatattttatttagtttcatgtTATCACAGAGATCAAGAAGGATAATTGTAGCTTCTATTGGACAATTTAAATAGTCACCATTGTAATAATTTGCCATGTATGCATAtgcataaattacatttactaaattgaaataaacgttTGGAGAAGCTTTCTGCAGATaaagaaatagtatttaatactgtacaatttattacatttatagaattctatatgctaagtaatattaattaatatattacctGCAACTCATTAAATATAGGAACATCAATGAGTGGAGGATATTCCTTTTCTTGTTCATTACATTTTTCATCCATATCTTGCACAAGTTTCTTTTCAGTATGATAAGTCCACCATGGAATCCACTGAGGTAGCAATGTCTCTATTTCACCATTTTTTACTAATGCTTCAAATTCTTGTCTCTCAGCATCTGTTAACGCTGACCATACTTCATCAGCATTATCCAAATTTATATTCTCTAATCGTTTATCTAAGTCTGAGatctgaaattaataaaaaaccaaaaattaaaagtgatgtatatatatacaacaatactttcaaaatgataaattatatttacatcttCTTCATCATCTGAATCCAACTGACCCTCTGTTACTTCATCGTATTCTTCAGCATTGCTTATATCATCTTCTGAATCAAAATTTTGGAAATCTGTATCATGTATTCTTTTCAGAATTGCAACCATTTTATTTATGTCTTCTGGATGTTTCTCTTGAGATTTCAATTCTTCTTCTACACATTCCTTATAGAAACTTTCTGAACATTCCAAATGAGCTTCAGATTTATAACAATCAACATTACAATATCCCAGACCGCATCTAGGACAAGTATATACTTTGGATTTCTTATTGCAActgaaataagaaacaaaattgtagttaaaatgttattatcatatattatttgattattcgaACTATCAATCTCCTTttattgcattaaaataaacaaaaaacaaaatttgtatgatGACAATGATAGGCAATGATAAATTTGAGgttataattgtaattcttaCAATTTGCAGACATTATCTGTAACTATAGCGTTTGTTCCTAAATTGTTCATGATTTAACTAAAcatttatttcgaatataaataaaataatttacatttccaTATATTAATCACTAATAGAAAATCTCTCTTACTGGACGTTACTCTCTCAATGGCACGATAAAGCAGATTTCTACGTTTATCGAACATATTTACGCCTCGACGGTTAGaactttcaagaatattttttatttcaaaaggtATTAAATATATACAGTTCGTTTTACCTTTATATTAGTCAGTGAAAATTGACCCTTCTGAGAAAATTATACTTCACAGTTTTgcaaaaatactttattaatgccaaaataattgtatcgatcgtgattgagaaacaaattaatattagaactaccgagtaattccATTAGATTTTCCAATcttcctatagaaactccaatattGTGTTTGTGGAGATCTCAATCGATTTATAgtttagtttgcgtatttttaaatcaattttattacttattttccTAAGAAGCGTCTGTTCCTTTTCAATAGTTGCAGAAGAAGAATctaggaataggtcattttgagcCACTTggcaattctagtgttaaagggcaaggggttatattcgaaattataaCTTGGCCTCTTGCAGCAACTTCCTCGTGGTGGACTTAGAAACTAGCACCATCGCTGATAGAGAACTTCCTTTTTTAAGGTGCAgaatatatgaaatgaaaaaaattcaatattaaattatttaatacgttgaatgccatgggggtcaccggcgaccaaacaaattgaattactatagttcattcaattaaacgatgattattagaaaacatttctatattataaataatgctatttaaTGCGGTGCCATTCAGCTATAtcaatgtgcaataataataatgcaatttaaacaaatgatttaatattatatcttttccattttgtgtattttgtccAATGAAaacgtgcggcattcaacgtgttaatacaattgcgttgttattatcacAGGTTTGCTCAGCTGCATATTACcacattagatagcattatttatggtATAAGAGTGTTTACAAAtgatcattgtttaattgaggAAATTGCAGTAACTGAATTTGGGCGGGGGTGATCaccataaaattcaatgtgttaaggtaTCCGTTAAGGCtgaactaagttagaattaagtgttcgaaagaagacgtcgatcgtcCACTGATACTCCATCATCTcggactcaagaaagaagacagccgccgcggGATTATTCTTAAGTGCGATACTGATCactgcgtttaaaataaggtttagaataagaacgggaggtcggtggacttgaatttccacccacctcccagggtctcattcgcagcaacctccacgtggtggacctggaaactagaaccatcgccgtcagagtagtccctgtcgaggatggtgctaggcgaatggctgcgaattgtgttaaatatgccgagtagttattctttattttaattctgataGTGGTTTGCTTCGCATTACCGTGATATTGCCTATTTCCAATCAGAttcctcttctctgatttctctcataTCGAATCAAGAACTTCCTCCTTGATTCCCTTCCTGTGCGTCTTGTCaccataattgctcggcatatgtgagacgaatgtattgttttataaggcgaaactatgtcagaattaagattgtatcccccaattttgctcttgttgaataagagacttcttttctgattcgcctcatgctcgaatcaaggatttcttccttgatttactccccatactgcgatgattgtataataaaagtatgcGTTGCGgttgaactgcgttagaattaagcgtgcgaaagaagacgtcgatcatccgccgtgggatactccattatttcagactcaagaaagaagacagccgccgcggGATTATTCTTAAGTGCGATACTGATCactgcgtttaaaataaggtttagaattagaacgggaggtcggtggaattgaatttccacccacctcccagggtctcttcgcagcaacctccacgtggtggacctgaaaactagaaccatcgccgtcagagtagtccctgtcgaggatggtgctaggccaatggctgcgaattgtgttaaatatgccgagtagttattctttagcttctctctctgattccgcctgtgtctccatttatccggttcacttgaccatgcttgcaagtgcatcgggccgtgtgatgtAAGtcagtctgcagttcacgtatctcggtgttcggcctcgcgagtaagatcatgacggccacaccgtgacCGGGTGGTGCTCGggccgacgactcacggcactgctcttcctaggatctgacttcttcgtaatccgcccctaatCCTGAGGTCTGACcgcagggccgggcgttgggaagatAACGGGAGCCTACGAAGAGCACGTCGCCGTCCGCTAatccgaaagaggaagggcaccgtaactcgggactgtggtctggctggtctgatcacggtttgctcgcgtcacccccCTTTTTAATAGGGAGACTTCTTCACCGATcttcccagttgtcgaattaaggacttctttcttgattcgctccctttgcttcttggtccgataattgctcggcatatctgcgaccgatgcgtagggacctcgtcctggagtcccatcactgctaagtcaaatggctacccccgaccttgctggcaattctgcccgacggaatccaagttttgcactttggaaacctggattgtatagtctaaagtcaatttcgaccaaaagtatcccgaccttctcatcggtcagccggatgtagccttggtccctatgagacctctccctggtgtccaatcactgctaagtcaaatgactacccccgaccttcctggcaattctgcccgacggtgtccaagttttccactttggcaacctggtttgtatagtctaaagtcattttcgaccaaaagtatcccgaccatcccatcggtcagccggatgtagccttgcaacctatgagacctcgccctggagtcccatcactgcgaagtcaaatggcttcccccgaccttcctggcaattctggccgacggaatccaagttttgcactttggaaacctggattgtatagtctaaagtcaatttcgaccaaaagtatcccaaacttcccatcggtcagccggatgtagccttggtccctatgagtcctctccctggtgtccaatcactgctaagtcaaatggctacccccgaccttcctggcaattctggccgacggaatccaagttttccactttgaaaacctggattgtttagtctgaagtcaatttcgaccaaaagtatcccgaccttcccatcggtcagccggatgtagccttcgtccctatgagacatcgtcctggagtcccatcactgctaagtcaaatggctacccccgtccttcctggcaactctgaccgacggaatcctagttttgcgctttggaaacctggatagtatagtcgaaagtcaatttcgaccaaaagtataccgaacttcccatcggtcagccggatgtagccttggaacctctgagacctcgtcctggagtcccatcactgctatgtcaaatgactacccccgaccttcctggcaattctgcccgacggaatccaagttttccactttggaaacctggattgtatagtctaaagtcaatttcgaccgaaagtatcccgaccttcccatcggtcagccggatgtagccttcgtccctatgagacatcgttctggagtcccatcactgctaagtcaaatggctactcccgaccttcctggcaattctccccgacggaatccaagttttccactttggaaacctggattgtatagtctaaagtcaatttcgaccaaaagtatcctgaccctatgagacctctcactggtgtccaatcactgctatgtcaaatgactacccccgaccttcatggcaattctgcccgacggaatccaagttttccactttgaaaacctggattgtatagtctaaggtcaatttcgaccaaaagtatcctgaccttcccatcagtcagccggatgtagccttggtccctatgagatctcgtcctggagtcccatcactgctaagtcaaatgtctacccccgaccttcctggcaattctggccgacggaatccaagttttccactttggcaacctggtttgtatagtctaaagtcattttcgacaaaaagtatccggaccttgccatcggtaagccggatgtagacttggtccctatgagacctcgtcctggagtcccaccacagctaagtcaaatggctcccccgaccttcctggcaattccggccgacggaatccaagttttccactttggaaacctggtttgtatagtctaaagacaatttcgactaaaagtatcccgaacttcccattggtcagttggatgtagccttggaacctatgtgacctcgtcctggagtcccatcactgctaagtcaaatggctacccccgaccttcctggcaattctgcccgacggaatccaagttttccactttggaaacctgatttctattgtctaaagtcaatttcgaccaaaagtaccccgaccttcccatcggtcagccggatgtagctttggtccctatgagacctcgtcctggagccccatcacagctaagtcaaatggctcccccgaccgtcctggcaattccggccgacggaatccaagttttccactttggaaacctggtttgtatagtctaaggacaatttcgaccaaaagtataccgaacttaccatcggtcagccggatgtagccttggaacctctgagacctcgtcctggagtcccatcactgctatgtcaaatgactacccccgaccttcctggcaattctatccgacggaatccaagttttccactttggaaacctggattgtatagtctaaagtcaatttcgaccaaaagtatcccgaccttcccatcggtctgccggatgtagccttgaaacctgagacctcgtcctggagtcccatcactgctaactcaaacgactacccccgaccttcctcgcaattctggccgacggaatccaagttttccactttgaaaacctggattgtttagtctgaagtcaatttcgaccaaaagtatcccgaccttcccatcggtcagccggatgtagctttggtccctatgagacctcgtcctggagtcccatcacagctaagtcaaatggctcccccgaccttcctggcaattccggccgacggaatccaagttttccactttggaaacctggtttgtatagtctaaagacaatttcgactaaaagtatcccgaacttcccattggtcagtcggatgtagccttggaacctatgagacgtcgtcctggagtcccctcactgctaagtcaaatgactacccccgaccttcctggcaattctgcccgtcggtgtccaagtttttcactgtggaaacctggtttgtatagtgtaaagtcaatttcgaccaaaagtattccgaccttcccatcggtcagccggatgtagccttcgtgccaatgagacatcgtcctggagtcccatcactgctaagtcaaatggctacccccgaccttcctggcaattctgcccgacggaatccaggttttgcactttggaaacctggattgtatagtctaaagtcaatttcgaccaaaagtatcccgaccttcccatcggtcagccggatgtagccttggtccctatgagacctctccctggtgtccaatcactgctaagtcaaatggcttcccccgaccttcctggcacttctggacgaaggaatccaagttttgctctttggaaacctggattgtatagtctaaagtcaatttcgaccaaaagtatcccgaccttcccatcggtcagccggatgtagccttcgtccctatgagacatcgttctggagtcccatcactgctaagtcaaatggctacccccgaccttcctggcaattctgcccgacggactccaagttttccactttgaaaacctggtttgtatagtctaaagtcaatttcgaccaaaagtatcccgaccttcccatcggtcagccggatgtagccttcgtccctatgagacatcgtcctggagtcccatcactgctaagtcaaatgggtacccccgaccttcctggcagttctgcccgatggaatccaagttttgcactttggaaacccggattgtatagtctaaagtcaatttcgaccaaaagtatcccgaacttcccattggtcagccggatatagccttggtccctatgagacctctccctggtgtccaatctctgctaagtcaaatggctcccccgaccttcctggcaattccggccgacggaatccaagttttccactttgaaaacctggtttgtatagtctaaagtcaatttcgtccaaaagtataccgaacttcccatcggtcagccggatgtagccttggaacctatgagacctcgtcctggagtcccatcactgctaagtcaaatgactacccccgaccttcctgccaattctgcccaacggagtccaagttttccactttggaaacctggattgtatagtctaaagtcaatttcgaccaaaagtatcccgaccttcccatcggtcagccgggtgtagccttggtcgctattagacctcgtcctggagtcccatcactgctaagtcaaatgactacccccgaccttcatggcagcgaattgtgtaaagtatgccgagtagttattctttattttaattctgataGTGGTTTGCTTCGCATTACCGTGATATTGCCTATTTCCAATCAGAttcctcttctctgatttctctcataTCGAATCAAGTACTTCCTCCTTGATTCCCTTCCTGTGCGTCTTGTCaccataattgctcggcatatgtgagacgaatgtatcgttttataaggcgaaactatgtcagaattaagattgtatcccccaattttgctcttgttgaataagagacttcttttctgattcgcctcatgctcgaatcaaggatttcttccttgatttactccccatactgcgatgattgtataatataagtaatgcgTTGAGCGTGAACTAAATTAGAATTGTTCGTGCGAAAAAAGACGTCGATTATCCGCTCTAGGGTACATTATTTCAGGCTCAaggaagaagacatcgatcgaccgccgtgggatacatcgcttcatttactaattatgctatattaatcccatattactatttattgctATGTGTTCCTGCATTTCAGTACAGACTCAAGAATGAAGGCAGCtggcgtgggattatttttaagtgcgaaacCCAAAAATGCGTTGATAATAAGATGTCGAATTAGaaacggaggtcgatggaattgaatttctatccgcctcccagggtctcattcgcagcaacctccacgtggtagacctggaaaccagcagcatcgccgatggagtacattcccatcgaggatgctgctaggctaatcggctgcgggattgtattaaattgtattaagacattgtgcgccgattaaatttcagatactaaaaCATGGGCGTCAATGATtgtattgatacattgttaaacatcaatcatactgaaatttataagcaatggaaaag
This is a stretch of genomic DNA from Nomia melanderi isolate GNS246 chromosome 1, iyNomMela1, whole genome shotgun sequence. It encodes these proteins:
- the LOC116431076 gene encoding zinc finger HIT domain-containing protein 2 isoform X3: MVAILKRIHDTDFQNFDSEDDISNAEEYDEVTEGQLDSDDEEDISDLDKRLENINLDNADEVWSALTDAERQEFEALVKNGEIETLLPQWIPWWTYHTEKKLVQDMDEKCNEQEKEYPPLIDVPIFNELQKASPNVYFNLVNVIYAYAYMANYYNGDYLNCPIEATIILLDLCDNMKLNKIYESIESAIAAVVHNIVNCNWMPQDEKSLLGFKEAANLIIQGPEQVNKYFYIAIALSELYRLLTAAKEEMSKNKNKAGSKEFSNKFLQRYGTDKINLSKKILLLHCKKLEYYLSWIKSCHLNMNR
- the LOC116431076 gene encoding zinc finger HIT domain-containing protein 2 isoform X1 → MNNLGTNAIVTDNVCKFCNKKSKVYTCPRCGLGYCNVDCYKSEAHLECSESFYKECVEEELKSQEKHPEDINKMVAILKRIHDTDFQNFDSEDDISNAEEYDEVTEGQLDSDDEEDISDLDKRLENINLDNADEVWSALTDAERQEFEALVKNGEIETLLPQWIPWWTYHTEKKLVQDMDEKCNEQEKEYPPLIDVPIFNELQKASPNVYFNLVNVIYAYAYMANYYNGDYLNCPIEATIILLDLCDNMKLNKIYESIESAIAAVVHNIVNCNWMPQDEKSLLGFKEAANLIIQGPEQVNKYFYIAIALSELYRLLTAAKEEMSKNKNKAGSKEFSNKFLQRYGTDKINLSKKILLLHCKKLEYYLSWIKSCHLNMNR
- the LOC116431076 gene encoding zinc finger HIT domain-containing protein 2 isoform X2, with amino-acid sequence MEICNKKSKVYTCPRCGLGYCNVDCYKSEAHLECSESFYKECVEEELKSQEKHPEDINKMVAILKRIHDTDFQNFDSEDDISNAEEYDEVTEGQLDSDDEEDISDLDKRLENINLDNADEVWSALTDAERQEFEALVKNGEIETLLPQWIPWWTYHTEKKLVQDMDEKCNEQEKEYPPLIDVPIFNELQKASPNVYFNLVNVIYAYAYMANYYNGDYLNCPIEATIILLDLCDNMKLNKIYESIESAIAAVVHNIVNCNWMPQDEKSLLGFKEAANLIIQGPEQVNKYFYIAIALSELYRLLTAAKEEMSKNKNKAGSKEFSNKFLQRYGTDKINLSKKILLLHCKKLEYYLSWIKSCHLNMNR